The DNA sequence AtagtatttaataggaatctgaggagtaaccttttcacaaaaagggtgttgggtgtatggaacaagctgccagatgaggtagttgaggctgggacagccccatcgtttaagaaacagttagacaggtacatggatagagacatagacatagagacatagcaaaataggtgcaggagtatgccattcggccctttgagccagcaccgccattcactatgatcatggctgttcctgctttctccccatatgccttgattccgttagccctaagagctatatccaactctcttgaatacatccagtgaattggcctccgctgccttctgtggcagagaattccacagattcacaactctctgggtgaaaaagtttttcctcatctcagtcctaaatggcctaccccttattcttaaactgtgacccctggttctgcacctCTCCAACAtcttgaacatttttcctgcatctagcctgtccaatcctttaagaattttatatgtttctataagatcccctctcatctaaattccagtggatatatCCATTGAATccagtggataggacaggtttggatggatatggaccaaacgcgggcaggtgggactagcgtaactgggacatgttggccggtgtgggcaagttgggccgaagggcctgtttccacactgcaccactctatgactctatgactatgcttTCTGATTGCCCCGTTAGATATTGGTAAGGTGCATGGGTTCGCCATGAACTTGCTTTTGCCTCGGTTCATTGAGGTATGTCCATTGGCGTGGGGATGTCGACATTAAATAAATATGCACCAAAGCGCCTGGGAGTGCTTTAATTGAAACTTTCCCGGGAACTGTTCTTCCTGTACACAATATATATTCTTGAGAACTTATCACCTCGAGTCTGCACCAAGGGGGGAAATGATGCGGAAATACAATGTTTCTCCAGCGTTGTTTGAATTGAAAACCGCATCAAACTTCGGCCAGCTACCCATTATATCTAACTCTACAAATATTGAAAAGGACGACGAGTCTGTTAttgggagatggacacaaaatgctggagtaactcagcgggtcagacagcatctctggagagaaggaatgggtggtgtttttggtcgagacccttcttcggactgttatTGAGGTTTGGCAAACACAAGCCTTGCTCTTCGGAATTGCTAAAAACCCATTACTCTGGAAGGTGTCAACCGCCAACTGAAATAAACTGTGTGTGAATGCGAACTTCTCCTTTCTGCAATTCAATGTCCATCAGATGTTTTTTTAGCGTGGACTCTGTTGTTCGGTATCTGTACCCACGATATTAAAACCAGTTGGCAAGAAATCTCAGAGACTCCCTTCTCTGCAGATTCTACCCGGGACGTCAATTTTTTGCGGACTGATTGTGTGAAATCATTCgggcttttacattttattcgAAGTGAATTCCGTGAACATTTGACTGCATATAAACCTCGCGGGGAGATATCTAGACCCTGCGGGGACGGTGATGCTTGGCTGGAAGCAGACTTGAGGCTCGATAACCCACAAatgattaaattaaaaaataactatATTTTAACGACGTAGTCGAGGACAAATTTTAGGGTCAATAAAGTCTATGGACATTTGTCCGGTTCAGTATCTGTTATTAAAAAGATGAATTGGTCTTTAAGGTACCATTGTGGTCTATCTTCTATTTTTAAGCATTATTAAACTCTGATACCTAGGGTTCTATATAACTTACAGTTCGAGTCGATAAAAGACACCAAGCATTTCAGTGAAGTGCTAGGATTTGGTTAATCGGTTTAGAAAATATTCTTTTGATTGCAATTTTACATGTAATTTTTCATTCTTGCACTTTGATAGCTTCTATAACAGTCCTTGGCATGAATATAATCCTCGCatcgtttatttaaaaaaaaaaagaacaacaCTGTTACATGAAATAGATAGTTGTATTTAATTATTGGTGGGTTAGAGTATTTTATGCTCAAACGTATAAAAATCTTGCGATGTGTACGCGAACGAACCTCGAACCTAAGATTACAACAACAAGCAGACTTTATACCTTCCCTTTATCTCCGCAAGCATCTTGCTTTCAAAAGTATACCACATACCTTGTTGCATCTAATGTCCAAAACACTTTTCACCATCATTATTAGTCCCTGCAAAAAAATATAAAAAATCATTTCTCCCACCTCCCCTTTGCATTTGACACCTTTATCTGTCCTTACATACGCGGGCGATAAATTGCCCTGATATTGAACAGTAATAAGTCAATAGTCGCTTCGCCTGCTCTCCCAGGAGAGTTGCTTTCTTCAATGACAAAAGGACCGCTCTATTCCGCACTTCTTCGTCGCTGGCATTTGCGTTGATTCTGACGTCAATGTTGCAAGCAGCTGATTGATTATATTTTTTTTAGGGGGCTTGTTTACTTTATCTCAAAAGTTCAGTTCGCTATAAAAAGGGCGGCAGAGTTCAAGCCTGGATACTTCTTCGAGGCGGCCACATCTTCAGCACCATGGAGAGTAGCCGACTCTGCCTTCTCACTCTCCTGAGCGCCACTCTGCTCGTCTCTTCCAACTGCCAGGAATCCGACCTGCAAGCCAGATCCCTGGACCACTACTCGGTTAAAGACGACTCCTCTCAAGAAAAGGAACTGGTATGGTATCGTCGTACTTTATctacttaaaaaaaacaaaacctgTTTCtaaatttaaaaggcttttggacaggtacatggctaagaATGGGTTAGAGGTGTATGGGCtagtgggaccagcgtagatggggtatgttagtcgccatggacaagttgggccgaagggcctgtttccatgctccatggcTATTTATTTGTGAGGAGGATGGTGGTATTAGAggcttggggggtggggtgttggagAGGTCTTgaagatatggggcaaatgcaggcaatttgATTAGTTCAGAATTACGTGGACTAGttggtctgaaggacctgtttccttgctatagtTCTTTTGGAGTCCTTTCCAGGACACTAAGCCATTTGAATTTAAGCCAAAACATTCAACATAGCACAGtatgtcacagcttaaggataagggggaagtcttttaggacggagatgagaaaacattttttcacacagagagtggtgagtctgtggaattctctgccacaaaaggtagtcgaggccagttcattggctatatttaagagggagttagatgtggcccttgtggctaaagggatcagggggtatggagagaaggcaggtacgggatactgagttggatgatcagccatgatcatattgaatggcggtgcaggctcgaagggccgaatggcctactcctgcgcctattttctatgtttctatgtttctaaagtgttCAAAATTTCAGTCACAGATAAGCTTGAGAACAGAGCGACGGGAAGACTGGGGATCAACAGATATATGTTGAAAGTTGGAAATCGCTTTTTTTGACTGTCTCCCTGGTTTATCGCACGAGAGacggcagatgctgaaatcttgagcaaaacactaaatgatggaggaactcaacgggccaggcagcatctgtggaataaatggacaggcaaggtttcgggttgggacccttcttcagactgatcgagtAGGGGgtagaaagatggaaaagagaggtgggggcgggacacaggcaggcaggtgatgggtggatacaggtgagggggtttcgATTTGGGAGCTGGATGGTGCGAGTGACAAAGACGAGAGAGATGAAAAGGACGCATGAAGGTGGCAGGTGAGGAGAGTGGGATGTATTTGTCAGGTCAAAGCCGCTCAAGTCATTCTCTGGGAGGATGCTTTACTATTCCGTCCGCTCTTCCCCAGTATCGGTTACAATGTGATGGTCTTTGCTTGTGTGCAGATTGAAGCCTTGCAGGAAGTTCTGGAAAAGTTGAAGAGCAAACGGATGCCAACCTACGAGAAAAAGTTCGGAATGGTCTCGATGGTAAGAATTTCAGTGCAAGTGATGGAGAAGATTCCTCCTTTTTACACCAAAGCGTTGCTCTGTCTTCTGCCTTTAAGAATCACTGATCcagccctctccccatcaccctaactccacacacacgcacacaccacacacacacacacacacacacacacaccacacacacgcacacacacacatacacacacaacaccacacatacacacacacacaccacacacacacacacacacacacacacacacacacatacacatacacacaccacacatacacacacacacacacacacacacacacacacacacacacacacacaacaccacacatacacacacacacacaccacacacacccacacacacacacacgcacacacacacacatacacatacacacacccacatacacacacacacacacacacacacacacacacacacacaccgctcacACCCACTTCCTAACGCACATACACACAGTATCGGCAACAATCTTGTGTTCCGGTGTAACAGGTAAACAGCACTATCTATATTCGACAATCTGCCCGGtgtaacagaagatagacacaaaaagctggagtaactcagcgggacaggcatcaccatctctggagagaaggaatgggtggcgtttggggtcgagacccttctccagccgtccacactgtatcactctatggctctatgtatGTAGCGGCATTTTGGGTCACGtcgcctgttctttttctccagaaatgctgcctgagccgctgagttacttcagcagttcggtagaaaccagcatctgcagttccttcccacacaaaatcTTACTTGAAACTGTGAAAGAACACGATTCTTTTTTCATTCTCTTAATGGATGCTAGGGTAGTCTTGTTTAAATTAGGACCTGTCAGAGGGAGGAAGTCTCTGCTTCAATTGTTCGTTTATGCTGGAGGAGGTGCTAGGAAGATCACAATTGTTCCAGGAGCCCCCTTGGAAATGGGAGGTGGAACATTCAATTGATGGAGCACTTTTGAAAAGTGATCACTTATggagagtatttattcacaaaatgatggagtaactcagcaggtcaggcagcatctcaggagagaaggaatggttgacgttttgggtcgagacccttcttcagactgatgatgatctcagactcctgagatgctgcctgacctgctgagttactccagcattttgtgaataaataccttcgatttgtaccagcatctgcagttattgtcttatacttgtGGAGAGTAGATGAGATGAGAACGCCATTGATTTCACGTGCTACATTTTCTTTGTTTCCCTATATCTTGTTTAGACCCAAGATTTAGATTAATACAGAAAAGGTAAATGCTGCCAATGTACACCAAGGCAACTAACAATTTGTTCCATATGCCTCAATATCTTGTTTGGGCCCCAGTTTTAGTGTAATACAGAGGAGGTAACTGCTTTCAATGTACTCATAGACAGCTAACAATAATATGGCTATACTCCAGAAAGAGTAATTCACTTCAACAACAAAACCCAAAGAATTGAGAAAATTTGGTTTTTTTCCCCCTTGCACTGTAGAATATTTTCTGGAATTAAATAATTTTTCTGCCAGTGCCAATCAACATGATATACGGATTTGTtttataccagtctgaagaagggttctgatccgaaatgtcacccattctttttctccagagatgctgcctgagttactccagcactttgtgtctatcttcggtataaaccagcatctgcggttccttcctacacatgataacgTTTATCATTGACTGCATGGAACTTGAACATTGCTTGCTTGAATATCTAATTGATTCGTATCAATTTAGTTTGTTTCATTCCATTTTCAATGTACCTCTTGGTATTATATCagaatggaaaaaaaagttaacgatgttttttttcttttttcttagtGTGATGCTGGGGAACAATGTGCCGTGAGGAAAGGGGCCAGAATTGGAAAACTCTGTGACTGTCCCAGAGGAACCTTCTGCAACTCATTCCTCTTGAAGTGTTTGTAGAGAGCAAAGGCCAAATCTGCGCATTTGCAACACATCATTGTTTCAACAGTATTTAAACACTTGAAATTAATCTGGCCTATAAAACATAATCtatttaccaaaaaaaaacaaagaacggTGAAATGCATGGACTTGCAATTCTACAGTCTTGTAGATCTAGTGTGGGAGATAGTAAATCATGTTTCCACCTTTGCTCAAGTAcaattgtgtcttttttcttaTGGTTAAAAAAAGTTGTTTCTGCCTGTACCAGTTAATGAGTTACAGATATTTCACAATATGCTAAATGTTTAACTTTCAGTCACAGAAAGGTGTGACGCGTTTATAATACTGTATTTTTGTATTTAGAATGCATTAAACCTACTAATAAAATCAGTTCTAGGCATCGTTTGACCTGTCGGGTATCTTTTTTTTCAGTATAATACAAAATCTAAGTATAAAGAAAGCTCACAGATTTTTATAACATCTTTATATCTCTTTGAGTCTAAATAATGCAAGTGATATAAATACATTGCAATGGTAAAGACCATTTAAATTTTTTCTTTAATAAATAACAATTCCAAATgcaaacacatagaaacatagaaaataggtgcaggagtaggccattcggcccttcgagcctgtacctgccttctctccataccccctgatctctttagcaaaaagggccatatctaactccctcttaaatatagccaatgaactggcctcaactaccttctgtggcagagaattccacagactcaccactctctgtgtgaagaaatgttttctcatctcagtcctaaaagacttcccccttatccttaagctgtgacccctggttctggactcccccaacatcgggaacaatcttcccgcatctagcctctccaaccccttaagaattttatatgtttctataagatcccccctcagtcttctaaattccagcgagtacaagcccagtctatccagtctttcctcatatgaaagtcccgccatcccagggatcaatctggtgaaccttctctgtactccctctaaggcaagaaggtctttcctcaggttaggaggccaaaactgcacacaatactccaggtgcggtctcaccaaggccctgtacaactgcagcagaacctccctgctcctaaactcaaatcctcttgctatgaatgccaacataccattcgctttcttcactgcctgctgcacctgcacgcttgttttcaatgactggtgcaccatgacgcccaggtcacgttgcatctccccttctcccaatcggtcaccattcaggtaatactctgctttcctgttcttgccgccaaagtggatcacctcacatttatccacattatattgcatctgccatgcatttgcccactcgcctaatctatccaagtcactctgcagcctcctagcatcctcctcgcagctaacactgccacccagcttcgtgtcatccgcaaacttagagatgttgcattcaattccctcgtccaaatcattaatatacactgtaaataactggggtcccagcactgagccttgcggtaccccactagtcactgcctgccattccgaaaaggacccgtttattcctactctttgcttcctgtccgccaaccaattttctatccacctcaacactgaaccctcaataccgtgtgctttaagtttgtacaccaatctcctatgtgggaccttgtcgaaggccttctgaaagtccagatataacacatcgactggttctcccttatccactctactagttacatcctcgaaaaattctataagattcgtcagacatgatttgcctttggtaaatccatgctgactttgtccgatgatttcaccactttccaaatgtgatgctatcacatctttaataactgactctagcattttccccactaccgatgttaggctaactggtctataattccccgttttctctctccctccctttttaaaaagtggggttacattagctaccctccagtcctgaggaactactccagaatctaaagttttgaaaaattatcactaatgcatccactatttctgaggctacttccttaagcactctgggatgcagcctatctggccctggggatttatctgcctttaatccatttaatttacctaacaccacttcccgactaacctggatttccctcagttcctccaactCATTAgaccccccggtcccccgctatttccggcagacggtttatgtcttccttagtgaagacagaaccaaagtatttgttcaattggtctgccatctccttgttccctatgatcaattcacctgtttccgactgcaagagacctacatttgtcttaactaatctttttctcttgacatatctataaaagcttttgcagtcagtttttatgttccttgccagttttccctcataatctattttccctttcctaattaagccctttgtcctcctctgctggactctgaatttctcccagtcctctggtatgctactttttctggctaatctgtatgcttcatcttttgttttaatactatccttgatttcccttgttagccacggatgcactacctttcctggtttgttcttttgccaaactgggatgaacacttgttgtagttcatccatgcgacctttaaatgccttccattgcatgtccaccgtcaaccctttcagcatcaatcgccagtctatcttggacaattcacgcctcataccctcaaagttacctttctttaatttcagaacacttgtttctgtattgactttgtcactctccatcctaatgaagaactctaccatattatgatcactcttgcccaaggggcctcgcacaacaagactgctaactaacccttcctcattactcaatacccagtctagaatggcctgttctctcgttggttcctcgacatgttggtttagaaaaccatctctcaaacattccaagaaatcctcttcctcagcacccctgccagtttggttcacccaatctatatgtagatttaagtcacccattataactgctgcacctttagtgcacgcatttctaatttcctgcttgatgccatccccaacctcactactgctgttaggtggccggtacacaactcccactagggtTTTCTGCCCCTtggtgtttcgtagctctacccatatcgattccacttcctccaagctaatgtccttcctttccactgctttaatctcctctctaaccagtaacgctaccccacctccttttcctttctgtctatcccacctgaatatagaatatccctggatgttgagctcccagccttggtcaccctgaagccatgtctccgtaatcccaactatatcataatcattaataactatctccacatttaattcatccaccttattacgtatactccttacattgagacacaaagccttcaggcttgtttttacaactctcttaccccttatacaattatgttgaaaagtggccctttttgatttttgccctggatttgtctgcctgccacttttacttttcaccttgctacttgttgcttctaccctcattttacacccctctgtctctctgctccagctcccatccccctgcctcattagtttaaatcctccccgacagcactagcaaacactccccctaggacattggttccattccagctcaggtgcagaccgtcctgtttgtactggtcccacctctcccagaactggttccaatgtcctaaaaatttgaatccctcccccttgcaccatttttcaagccacgtattcatctgaaatatcctcctattcctactctgactaggacgtggcactggtagtaatccagagattattacctttgaggtcctacttttaagtttatctcctagctctctaaattcaccttgtaggacctcatcccgtttttttacctaaatcgttggtgccaatgtgcaccatgacaactggctgttcaccctccccctccagaatgtcctgcagccgctcagagatatccctgacccttgcaccagggaggcaacataccatcctggagtctcgtttgcggccgcagaaacgcctatctattccccttacaattgaattccctatcactatagcccttccactctttttcctcccctcttttgccgcagagccacccacggtgccatgaacttggctgctgctgccttcccctgatgagccatctcccccaacagtatccaaaatggcatatctgtttaggagggagatgaccgcaggggactcctgcactacctgcctactgctacgctggctagtggccacccgtttcctttctgtccgcttatcttttacctgtggtgtggccaactcactatacgtgctatccacgaccttctcagcatcgtgaatgctccagaatgagtccaaccgcagctccaaccgttcaatgcagtttgccaggagctgcagctggacgcacttcctgcacatgtagtcatcagggacaccgacaatatccctgatctcccacatgttgcaggatgagcattccacggggccgatctcaccacATAGAACACTAGATACAAATTCGTAATAATGTCAGTTTGTAATCATTCTTACCCAAAAAATTATTACCTTTCAATGGATCAAAATTACATTGCAAACATTTTCTATATTGGAGTACCATAGTGgtacagctggttgagctgctgtttcacagagccagagacccaagttcaatcctaacctcgggtactatctgtgtggattttgcacattttccctgcgaCCGTTTGGGTTTCCACTGGATGATGCAGTTTCCTCGCAACCCAAAATGTGCAAGCTTGTAGATAATTTAACCTCTGTAAAGTTGCCTCTAATATATAGGGAGTGAGTGAAAAAGTGGGATACATAGAACTAACGTGAAAAGATGATCAAtaataggccaaagggcctgtttccaagctgtatctctacactaaactaaaactaatcataCAGTATTTCATAAAGGGAATAGCTCAACTATTTTCATATTATGGCCTAAATATTTACTCGGAATGATAAACTAAATTTTTGGTCTGAGTAAAGACTGCCTTGCCTTTCAATCCTGACCCAATGGTGGCAAGTTCCAGCAAAAAAAACACATTGTTTGCTATGTTGAATCATGCATTATTTCACGTTTGAATTAAATTCATCATTCAGCTGTAATAAACATCACAGTTTGACGGAGAAGATTTGCATTGCTACACAATGGCCCAAATATCAGCTGTAAGGAAATGGTTAATTAATCAACAATGAACACATGGAAAACAGGAAACTAACCTGTATCAAATATTGTTCTGGCCCCATCCACTATTAATACATGTTACGTGTCTTCAGTGAAGTAAGATTTGCATGATCCAGAGAAGATGTATATTAGAATTCTGTTGTCTCTTTGACAGGAAGTTTTAATAGGGAGCAAAAAATGACTCTACTCAAAACAGCATATTTACCTCAGCTATAGACAACCAAATATTTTTATAATATTTGATGACCTAATCTCACTCATCCTTCATGGAatattgaataaaataaaattgcattTCAACTTTAGATATTCTTATTTTATTGGGTTTTGTTTTGAAAATAATTGCACTGTCTGAACATTTGTTTAAATTTAATTGAAGGTTACTTTATATCACTTCTGATGAAAGTCATCCATCTGAAAAGACAACTCTGTTTCTTTCccgacagatgctggctgaccagctgtgtatttcataagttcacaagttataggagcagaactaggccattcggcccatcaatctactccaccattcaatcatggctgatttatcttttcctCCCAGCCACACtcccctgccttcgccccataacccctgacacccttactaattaatctctgccttaaaaatatcctttgacgtggcaatgaattccacagattcactcgcCCACCATTTCTAGcatttttcatttttttatttcaaatgagTTTATCTTGTTCGGCTTTAAGAAGTGAAGAGTTGCTCACCTGAaagaaaatctcaatgaaaaGTATCAGCTGCTGTTGaaatcttggtataaatgtatgatAGCTGCCGTCCAACTTTGATGAAAGCTCATAATCCAAATATATAACCACCTGGGCATTTTCACCTTTAAGCTTCCAAACTAATTAAGCTGCAGTGCAATTACCTCATTAAGCTTTAAGAAAAATGCCGAAATTTCCGAGAGTGGAAAAAATATTAGCTAAGTTAATAGCAGAAAAGAAGATTTACTTCTGTGGAAAGGCTAATGAAGCTGG is a window from the Rhinoraja longicauda isolate Sanriku21f chromosome 3, sRhiLon1.1, whole genome shotgun sequence genome containing:
- the LOC144592468 gene encoding cocaine- and amphetamine-regulated transcript protein-like; translation: MESSRLCLLTLLSATLLVSSNCQESDLQARSLDHYSVKDDSSQEKELIEALQEVLEKLKSKRMPTYEKKFGMVSMCDAGEQCAVRKGARIGKLCDCPRGTFCNSFLLKCL